The Hymenobacter baengnokdamensis genome includes a region encoding these proteins:
- the hemL gene encoding glutamate-1-semialdehyde 2,1-aminomutase, with translation MTTSETLFARAQELIPGGVNSPVRAFRSVGGVPVFMQSAQGAWLTDVDGKQYVDFINSWGPMILGHAPAVVLDALTKALPDSLSFGAPTRREVELAELLIELVPSLEKVRLVNSGTEATMSAIRVARGYTGRPKILKFEGCYHGHGDSFLIAAGSGALTLGAPDSPGVTEGVARDTLTVPYNDLAAVEAAIAANPDQLAAIIIEPVVGNMGLVEPAPGFLAGLRALCTKHSIVLIFDEVMTGFRLAPGGAQERYGVVPDMTTLGKIIGGGLPVGAYGGRADIMNQVAPAGKVYQAGTLSGNPLATAAGMAQLRYLHEHPEVYQQLETIGTRLADGTRQIAKELGLHYTVNQVGSMFSLFFTPEPVTNLEDAKKANLPAFGRYFHAMLNRGIYLAPSQFEALFISTAITDELVEKYLTACRESLIEAHH, from the coding sequence ATGACCACTTCCGAAACCTTATTTGCCCGCGCCCAGGAGCTGATTCCGGGCGGAGTTAACTCGCCGGTCCGGGCGTTTCGCTCGGTGGGCGGCGTTCCCGTATTTATGCAATCGGCCCAGGGCGCCTGGCTTACCGATGTTGATGGCAAGCAGTACGTTGATTTCATTAACTCCTGGGGCCCGATGATACTCGGCCACGCACCCGCCGTGGTGCTAGATGCCCTCACCAAAGCCCTGCCCGATTCGCTTTCCTTTGGCGCACCCACCCGGCGCGAAGTCGAGCTGGCGGAGCTGCTTATCGAGCTAGTACCCAGCCTGGAGAAAGTACGCTTGGTAAACTCCGGCACGGAGGCCACGATGTCGGCCATTCGGGTGGCGCGCGGCTACACGGGCCGGCCCAAAATTCTTAAGTTCGAGGGTTGCTACCACGGCCACGGCGACTCCTTTCTGATTGCCGCCGGCTCGGGGGCCCTCACGCTGGGCGCACCCGACTCGCCGGGCGTAACCGAGGGGGTGGCCCGCGATACCCTCACCGTGCCCTACAACGACCTTGCCGCCGTTGAGGCCGCCATTGCGGCCAACCCCGACCAGCTGGCTGCTATTATCATCGAGCCGGTGGTGGGCAACATGGGGCTCGTGGAGCCGGCGCCGGGCTTCCTGGCCGGGCTGCGGGCCCTCTGCACCAAACATAGTATAGTACTAATATTCGACGAAGTCATGACGGGCTTCCGCCTGGCGCCGGGCGGCGCGCAGGAGCGCTACGGCGTGGTGCCCGATATGACCACGCTCGGCAAGATTATCGGGGGTGGCCTGCCCGTTGGGGCCTACGGAGGCCGCGCCGACATCATGAACCAGGTGGCGCCGGCCGGCAAGGTGTACCAGGCCGGTACGCTTTCGGGCAATCCGCTGGCTACGGCGGCCGGCATGGCCCAGCTGCGCTACCTGCACGAGCACCCCGAAGTATATCAGCAGCTGGAAACTATCGGCACCCGCCTGGCCGATGGTACCCGGCAGATTGCCAAGGAGCTGGGTCTCCATTATACCGTTAATCAGGTGGGCTCAATGTTCAGCCTGTTTTTCACGCCGGAGCCGGTTACTAACCTCGAAGATGCCAAGAAAGCCAACCTGCCGGCTTTCGGGCGCTATTTCCACGCCATGCTCAACCGGGGTATCTACCTGGCTCCGTCGCAGTTTGAGGCGCTTTTTATCTCAACGGCCATCACCGACGAGCTGGTAGAAAAGTACCTCACTGCCTGCCGCGAGTCGCTTATCGAAGCGCACCACTAG
- the dcd gene encoding dCTP deaminase, whose product MERGTIVVQPYDPSCLGTNSYDVHLGRYLATYNDAVLDARRHNQITTFELSAEEGFVLQPGTLYLGVTQEYTETHAHVPFLEGKSSVGRLGIDIHATAGKGDVGFCNHWTLEISVSMPVRVYPGMPIGQLIYFSLQGDVQTFYNRKQSAKYNDRTDRPVESMMWKNQF is encoded by the coding sequence ATGGAGCGCGGTACCATTGTAGTGCAGCCCTACGACCCGAGCTGCCTGGGTACCAACTCCTACGACGTGCACCTGGGCCGCTACCTGGCTACCTACAACGACGCGGTGCTCGATGCCCGCCGCCACAACCAAATCACCACCTTCGAGCTGTCGGCCGAAGAAGGCTTCGTGCTTCAGCCGGGCACGCTTTACCTGGGCGTAACGCAGGAATATACCGAAACTCACGCCCACGTTCCCTTCCTGGAGGGCAAAAGCAGCGTGGGTCGCCTGGGCATCGACATTCACGCCACCGCCGGGAAGGGCGACGTGGGCTTTTGCAACCACTGGACCCTGGAAATCAGCGTTTCGATGCCGGTGCGCGTGTATCCGGGCATGCCTATCGGCCAGCTGATTTATTTCAGCCTGCAAGGCGATGTGCAAACGTTTTACAACCGCAAGCAGTCGGCCAAGTACAACGACCGCACCGACCGGCCGGTGGAGAGCATGATGTGGAAAAACCAGTTTTAG
- the gldC gene encoding gliding motility protein GldC: MKKSEIHFSIALDDQKVPEAISWQATDAGKDIHFAKAINVAIWDRNADATMKIDLWTKDMPTDAMKFFVVDNIGSMAETIVTATGDKKMAEMMRTLCKELSDYLEEQGQTNQ; this comes from the coding sequence ATGAAAAAATCAGAAATTCACTTCAGCATTGCGCTCGACGACCAGAAGGTGCCTGAGGCTATCAGCTGGCAGGCTACCGATGCCGGCAAGGATATTCATTTTGCTAAAGCTATCAACGTGGCCATCTGGGACCGCAACGCCGATGCGACGATGAAAATCGACCTCTGGACCAAGGATATGCCCACCGATGCCATGAAGTTTTTTGTAGTCGATAACATCGGCTCAATGGCCGAAACTATCGTGACGGCCACCGGCGACAAGAAAATGGCCGAAATGATGCGTACCCTCTGCAAAGAGCTCAGCGATTACCTCGAAGAGCAGGGTCAGACTAATCAGTAA
- the dnaN gene encoding DNA polymerase III subunit beta yields the protein MKFIVSSSALLKQLQSINGVVTNNPVVPILENFLFEIEPGKLTITASDLETSMITELPIEARESGRIAAPARILLDTLKNLPDQPVTFTLDEETYTIEISSANGRYKLAGENAADFPRVPVVKGSAPVEIPSSSLARAINKTIFAVSTDELRPAMTGILVQLGEAQVTFVATDGHRLLRYRRQDVGAGQTANLIIPRKAFNLLKSSLPSEATPVRIEFNQSNAFFSFNQMRLVCRLIDERYPDYENVIPVSNPNKLIINRQELLNSVRRISIYSNKTTHQVRLRLTGSELVISAEDLDFSNEAKETLACQYDGEDMEIGFNARFLQEMLSNIDSEEITLELSTPNRAGLLMPTLADENESILMLVMPVMLNNYV from the coding sequence ATGAAGTTCATTGTTTCGTCCTCGGCCCTGCTCAAGCAGCTCCAGAGCATCAACGGCGTGGTCACGAACAACCCCGTGGTGCCCATCCTGGAGAACTTCCTGTTTGAGATTGAGCCCGGCAAGCTCACCATCACCGCCTCCGACCTGGAGACGAGCATGATAACCGAGCTGCCCATCGAAGCCCGCGAGTCGGGGCGCATTGCCGCGCCGGCCCGCATCCTGCTCGATACGCTCAAGAACCTGCCCGACCAGCCGGTGACCTTCACCCTGGACGAGGAAACCTATACCATCGAAATCAGCTCGGCCAACGGCCGCTACAAGCTGGCCGGCGAAAATGCCGCCGACTTCCCGCGCGTGCCGGTGGTGAAGGGCTCGGCGCCGGTCGAAATCCCGTCGTCGTCGCTGGCGCGGGCCATCAACAAAACCATCTTTGCCGTGAGCACCGATGAGCTGCGCCCGGCCATGACCGGCATTCTGGTGCAGCTGGGCGAAGCCCAGGTAACGTTTGTGGCCACCGACGGCCACCGCCTGCTGCGCTACCGCCGCCAGGACGTGGGCGCCGGCCAGACCGCCAACCTCATCATTCCGCGCAAAGCCTTCAACCTGCTGAAAAGCTCGCTGCCCAGCGAGGCGACGCCGGTACGCATCGAGTTCAACCAAAGCAACGCGTTCTTCTCGTTCAACCAGATGCGCCTGGTGTGCCGCCTCATCGACGAGCGCTACCCCGACTACGAGAACGTAATTCCCGTCAGCAATCCGAATAAGCTCATTATCAATCGCCAGGAGCTGCTGAACTCGGTGCGCCGCATCAGCATCTACTCCAACAAGACCACCCACCAGGTGCGCCTGCGCCTCACCGGCTCGGAGCTGGTGATTTCGGCCGAAGACCTGGATTTCAGCAACGAGGCCAAGGAAACCCTGGCTTGCCAGTACGACGGCGAAGACATGGAAATCGGCTTCAACGCCCGCTTCCTGCAGGAAATGCTCTCGAACATTGACTCCGAAGAAATCACCCTGGAGCTGAGCACGCCCAACCGGGCCGGCCTGCTCATGCCTACCCTGGCCGATGAGAACGAAAGCATCCTGATGCTGGTAATGCCGGTGATGCTCAATAACTACGTGTAG
- a CDS encoding Uma2 family endonuclease, with product MQTQAIEVIETEVVLEEAMSLNHSRLISRLTWQLSAAYEQQYDILAELEFELNTGNFKPDVAIISKWAYNWQEDLIRFPHPPITAIEVLSPTQAFDAVASKIVKYYLPAGVRSAWLIVPFIKTVYIFSADGAITAFAPGSTLQDPASGIELTINNLFQ from the coding sequence ATGCAAACGCAGGCCATCGAAGTTATCGAAACCGAGGTTGTGCTCGAAGAAGCTATGTCGCTTAATCACTCCCGGCTTATCAGCCGCCTTACCTGGCAATTGTCCGCCGCCTACGAGCAACAGTACGATATTTTAGCTGAATTGGAATTTGAGCTGAACACGGGCAATTTCAAGCCCGACGTAGCTATTATTTCTAAATGGGCTTATAATTGGCAGGAAGACCTTATTCGATTTCCGCATCCCCCCATCACGGCCATCGAGGTCTTATCGCCTACTCAGGCGTTTGATGCTGTTGCCTCAAAAATCGTTAAGTATTACCTGCCGGCGGGCGTGCGGTCGGCCTGGCTGATTGTACCCTTTATTAAAACCGTTTATATCTTCTCTGCCGACGGTGCCATTACCGCTTTTGCGCCCGGCAGCACCCTGCAAGACCCCGCCAGCGGCATTGAGCTAACAATTAACAATTTATTTCAATAA
- the ychF gene encoding redox-regulated ATPase YchF: MGLRCGIVGLPNVGKSTLFNALSNAKAESANYPFCTIEPNVGVITVPDERLQILEALVNPKRVLPTIIEFVDIAGLVKGASKGEGLGNKFLANIREVDAIIHVVRCFDDPNIVHVAGGVDPVFDKDVIDTELQLKDLESVDKKLVKSERSAKAGDSAAKKEVTNLQKFKQALEAGQNARAVSASEDDLAAVADLQLLTIKPVIYVANVDEASIATNGNKHVEALRQHVAAEKAQVVLVSAAIEAQIAEMEDPEEKALFLGEYGLTESGLNKLIRASYELLNLITYFTAGVQEVRAWTVHRGDKAPAAAGVIHSDFEKGFIRAEVIKLADYQEYKTEVKIKEAGKMAVEGKDYVVQDGDIMHFRFNV; this comes from the coding sequence ATGGGCCTCCGCTGCGGTATTGTCGGCCTGCCGAACGTCGGCAAATCCACGCTTTTCAACGCGTTATCCAACGCTAAGGCCGAATCGGCCAACTATCCCTTCTGCACCATCGAGCCCAACGTGGGCGTTATTACCGTGCCCGACGAGCGCCTCCAGATTCTGGAAGCGCTCGTGAACCCCAAGCGCGTGCTGCCCACCATCATCGAGTTTGTCGACATCGCCGGCCTTGTAAAAGGCGCCAGCAAGGGCGAGGGCCTGGGCAATAAATTCCTGGCCAACATTCGTGAGGTTGACGCCATCATCCACGTGGTGCGCTGCTTCGATGACCCCAACATCGTGCACGTGGCCGGCGGTGTTGACCCGGTGTTTGACAAAGATGTTATCGACACCGAGCTTCAGCTCAAGGACCTCGAAAGCGTTGATAAGAAGCTGGTAAAAAGCGAGCGCAGCGCTAAAGCCGGCGACTCCGCCGCCAAGAAGGAGGTGACCAACCTCCAGAAATTCAAGCAGGCCCTCGAAGCCGGCCAAAATGCCCGCGCCGTATCGGCCAGCGAAGACGACCTGGCCGCCGTAGCCGACTTGCAGCTGCTTACCATCAAGCCCGTCATCTACGTGGCCAACGTGGACGAGGCCAGCATCGCCACTAACGGCAACAAGCACGTAGAAGCACTGCGCCAGCACGTAGCCGCCGAAAAGGCGCAGGTGGTGCTCGTGTCGGCCGCCATCGAGGCGCAGATTGCCGAGATGGAGGACCCCGAGGAAAAAGCGCTGTTCCTGGGCGAGTACGGCCTCACCGAGTCGGGCCTGAACAAGCTCATCCGGGCCAGCTACGAGCTACTGAACCTCATTACCTACTTTACTGCCGGCGTGCAGGAAGTACGCGCCTGGACCGTGCACCGCGGCGACAAGGCGCCCGCCGCCGCCGGTGTCATTCACTCCGATTTCGAGAAGGGTTTCATTCGCGCCGAAGTTATCAAGCTGGCCGATTACCAGGAATACAAAACCGAGGTGAAAATCAAGGAAGCCGGCAAGATGGCCGTCGAGGGCAAAGACTACGTGGTGCAGGACGGCGACATCATGCACTTCCGATTTAACGTCTAG
- a CDS encoding DUF3276 family protein — translation MEDRYSKDQEEIYSHRMKAGKRTYFFDVKATRGQDYYLTITESKRRPGADPDGPASYEKHKIFLYKEDFNKFIDALHDAVDYVRDELLTEEEVAELDRPRPGFEGEQPRAGGQPADDSQPAAPDLGESTY, via the coding sequence GTGGAAGACCGCTACTCAAAAGACCAGGAAGAAATCTACTCGCACCGCATGAAGGCGGGCAAGCGCACGTATTTCTTCGATGTGAAAGCTACCCGTGGCCAGGATTATTACCTCACCATTACGGAAAGCAAGCGCCGCCCTGGGGCCGACCCCGATGGCCCGGCCAGCTACGAAAAACACAAAATATTTCTCTATAAAGAGGACTTTAATAAGTTTATCGACGCGCTGCACGATGCCGTGGACTATGTGCGCGACGAGCTGCTGACCGAGGAAGAAGTGGCCGAGCTCGACCGCCCGCGCCCCGGCTTTGAGGGTGAGCAGCCGCGCGCCGGTGGGCAGCCGGCGGATGATAGCCAACCGGCCGCTCCCGACCTCGGCGAAAGCACTTACTAA
- a CDS encoding DUF58 domain-containing protein, whose protein sequence is MPAPALDLAAIRSFENLELLARQLVDGFITGLHQSPYHGFSVEFSEHRLYNPGESTRHIDWKVFARTDKLFVKRYEEETNLRAHLLLDVSPSMYYPEPGHDKLRFAVLAAAALTTLLQRQRDAVGLVTFAETVELQTPVRSTSAHRHTLLLAMQQLLARPAPLAATRRATARTDVAGVLHTIAQQIPKRSLVIVFSDMLGRGAAEQEAALAALQHLRHQHHEVLLFHVLDRATESDFDFQDRPYIFEDVETGQEIRLQPAQVRAQYRAAMRQFEEELALRCGQLKIDFVPVDVREPFDKVLYAYLVKRGKAR, encoded by the coding sequence ATGCCTGCTCCCGCCCTTGACCTCGCCGCCATCCGCTCTTTTGAAAACCTGGAGCTGCTGGCCCGGCAATTAGTCGATGGGTTTATTACCGGCCTGCACCAGTCGCCCTACCACGGCTTTTCGGTCGAGTTCTCGGAGCATCGCCTCTACAACCCCGGCGAAAGCACCCGGCATATCGACTGGAAAGTATTTGCCCGCACCGACAAGCTGTTTGTGAAGCGCTACGAGGAAGAAACCAACCTGCGCGCCCACCTGCTGCTCGATGTGAGCCCGAGTATGTATTATCCCGAGCCCGGCCACGACAAGCTGCGCTTTGCGGTGCTGGCGGCGGCCGCGCTCACCACGCTGCTGCAGCGCCAGCGCGATGCCGTGGGCCTGGTCACGTTTGCCGAAACCGTGGAGCTGCAAACTCCCGTGCGCTCGACCTCGGCCCACCGCCACACGCTGCTGCTGGCCATGCAGCAGCTACTGGCCCGCCCCGCGCCCCTGGCCGCCACCCGGCGCGCCACGGCCCGGACCGACGTGGCCGGCGTACTGCACACCATTGCGCAGCAAATACCCAAGCGGTCGCTCGTTATCGTGTTTAGCGATATGCTGGGGCGTGGCGCGGCCGAGCAGGAAGCCGCCCTGGCCGCCTTGCAGCACCTGCGCCACCAGCACCACGAGGTACTGCTGTTTCATGTGCTGGACCGCGCCACCGAGTCGGATTTCGACTTCCAGGACCGTCCTTACATTTTCGAGGATGTCGAAACGGGCCAGGAGATACGGCTGCAGCCGGCGCAGGTGCGCGCGCAGTACCGGGCGGCTATGCGCCAATTTGAGGAAGAGCTGGCCCTGCGCTGCGGGCAGCTCAAAATTGATTTTGTGCCGGTCGATGTGCGCGAGCCTTTCGACAAGGTGCTCTACGCCTACCTGGTAAAGCGGGGCAAGGCCCGGTAG